In Poecilia reticulata strain Guanapo linkage group LG1, Guppy_female_1.0+MT, whole genome shotgun sequence, one genomic interval encodes:
- the LOC103475608 gene encoding complement C3, giving the protein MWEGIPXPWAQRIKGALGQGSVYPGSRSEPDRRMRRALLLLLASLAFASLADGANLKVMSAPNLMRVGTAENIFVECQDCTGGDMVVSINVMNHPEKNKKLTATSVTLNGANNYQGFGKVTMPVGEFRKDPTAKQYVYVQAQFPGRLLEKVVLVSFQSGYIFIQTDKTLYTPNSKVYYRMFALTPQMEPVERNDQNQVDASVDIEIVTPEDIIIPLDSVALNGGMFSGDYQLADIVSPGLWQVVAKFKSNPQQKYNATFEVKEYVLPSFEVKLLPVVPFFYVDSEQLVVNIKATYLFGKEVSGTAYVVFGIMEDKVKRSLPHSLIRVMVTNGEGQAILKRNQITQTFPDINNLVGKAIFVSVSVLTESGSEMVEAELRGIQIVTSPYKITFTRTPKFFKPGMSFDVAVEVVNPDDSPAEGIPVVITPGNVRGSTASNGMARLTINTAATDARLQITVKTEKPELTPARQASAVMNALPYATNSKTYIHIGIDTAEVKVGDNLKINLNLNKPPQEKDITYLILSRGQLLKSERYKTRGQALISLILPITKEMLPSFRIIAYYHPTDNEVVSDSVWVDVKDSCMGSLTLESKRPLPSYEPRRMFTLKVTGDPGATVGLVAVDKGVYVLNNKHRLTQKKVWDEVEHHDIGCTPGGGSNSMNVFFDAGLVFESSTAAGTAYRQEKGCKASAKRKRSTTIMEVRTTLLSQFNNELERECCLDGMKEVPLSYTCEERKAYIVDGQACADAFLQCCTTMTTQLSERREENFKLARSESDDSYMDSNEIVSRTKFPESWLWIDIQLPRCPANVQNCVATSMERNVPLQDSITTWQFTGISLSRTLGLCVGEPLEVIVRKEFFIDLRLPYSAVRGEQLEIKAILHNYSPDQITVRVELIEEENVCSVASKRGKYRQEVRVGAQTTRSVPFIIIPMKEGERSIEVKAAVKDSSLNDGVMKMLRVVPEGVLIKTAQIVPLDPVKKGQGGEQVEILNSNIPRKDLVPNAPTSTQVSVTGREQVSGLVENAISGKSMGTLIYQPGGCGEQNMIHMTLPVIATTYLDKTNQWEGVGLNKRNEALQHIKTGYNNELAYRKGDGSFAVWANHGSSTWLTAYVTKVFSLAYNLIAVQNDHICGAVKYLILNAQQPDGMFREVGNVHHREMQGDVLGGDSDASMTAFCLIAMQESRTICGATVNSLPSSIEKAVTYLERRLPNLANPYAVAITSYALANENKLNREILYKFASPELNHWPIPGKKTFTQEATAYALLALVRAQGFEDARPIVRWFTQQQFVGGGYGSTQATIIVYQAVAEYWTKAKEPEYDLNVDILLPGRSKPDKFNFNRENQFATRTSKLNDINQDVKVTATGTGEATVKMVSLYYAIPKEKESDCQKFNLSVQLIPEKETDDGKIYMLRIDVLYKDRNSDAKMTILDIGLLTGFTVDTKDLDALSKGRARIISRYEMNTVLSERGSLIIYLDKVSHTRPEEISFRIHQKLKVGVLQPAAVSVYEYYEQTPCVKFYHPERKGGKLLQLCRDNECSCAEENCSMQKKGQINNDERTAKICESTETSKIEFAYKAMVETSNFDLSTDLYTMRIVQVIKEGSTDVGPAGKLRSFLSYQHCREALSLEKGKTYLIMGSSKDIHRDDQKQTFQYVLGERTWIEYWPSDAECQSNEHRPTCMGMEEMVEQFTTFACQQ; this is encoded by the exons ATGTGGGAGGGGATYCCCAGSCCCTGGGCTCAGAGGATAAAAGGGGCGCTCGGCCAAGGCTCGGTCTACCCTGGCAGCAgatcagaaccggaccggagGATGAGGAGagctcttctgctgctgctggcctctCTGGCCTTTGCCTCCCTGGCTGATGGAGCTAACCT CAAAGTGATGTCTGCCCCCAACCTGATGCGAGTGGGAACAGCAGAAAACATCTTTGTGGAATGTCAGGACTGCACTGGAGGGGACATGGTGGTCAGCATCAACGTGATGAACCATccggaaaaaaacaagaagctgaCTGCGACATCCGTGACCCTCAACGGGGCGAATAACTACCAGGGGTTCGGGAAAGTGACG ATGCCAGTGGGAGAATTCAGAAAGGATCCCACTGCAAAACAATATGTTTACGTGCAAGCACAGTTTCCGGGCCGATTGCTGGAAAAGGTTGTCCTGGTGTCCTTCCAGTCTGGGTACATCTTCATACAGACAGACAAGACGCTCTATACTCCCAACAGCAAAG tttattacaGGATGTTTGCCTTGACGCCTCAGATGGAGCCTGTGGAAAGAAACGATCAGAACCAAGTTGATGCCTCTGTCGACATTGAAATTGTG aCGCCTGAGGACATCATCATCCCTCTTGATTCAGTCGCTCTTAATGGTGGCATGTTCTCTGGAGATTACCAGCTTGCTGACATTGTCAG CCCCGGACTGTGGCAGGTGGTGGCAAAGTTCAAGAGCAACCCACAGCAGAAATACAACGCTACATTTGAGGTCAAAGAATATG TGCTTCCCAGTTTCGAGGTAAAGCTGCTGCCTGTGGTCCCTTTCTTCTATGTGGACAGCGAACAACTTGTCGTCAACATCAAAGCTAC GTATTTGTTTGGAAAGGAGGTATCTGGGACTGCCTATGTGGTGTTTGGTATTATGGAAGATAAGGTGAAGAGAAGCCTCCCACACTCTCTTATACGAGTCATG GTTACAAATGGAGAAGGGCAGGCCATACTGAAAAGGAATCAGATCACTCAAACCTTCCCGGATATTAACAATCTTGTGGGAAAAGCCATCTTTGTGTCAGTCAGTGTGTTGACAGAGAGCG gCAGTGAAATGGTGGAAGCAGAGTTGAGAGGCATCCAGATTGTCACGTCGCCCTACAAAATCACTTTCACAAGAACCCCCAAATTTTTCAAACCAGGAATGTCCTTTGATGTTGCG GTTGAAGTGGTAAATCCTGATGACAGTCCAGCAGAGGGTATCCCAGTGGTGATCACTCCTGGAAATGTGAGGGGATCCACAGCATCAAATGGGATGGCAAGGCTTACCATCAATACAGCAGCAACGGATGCTAGACTTCAAATCACT gtaaaaacagaaaaacccgAACTTACGCCCGCAAGACAAGCATCAGCTGTGATGAATGCTTTACCTTATGCAACCAATAGCAAGACTTACATCCACATAG GTATAGACACAGCTGAGGTGAAAGTAGGAGACAATCTGAAAATCAACCTCAATCTCAACAAACCACCACAGGAAAAGGACATCACATACCTG ATCTTAAGCAGAGGCCAGCTGCTGAAATCTGAGCGCTACAAAACAAGAGGCCAAGCTCTGATTTCCCTAATTCTTCCCATCACCAAAGAGATGTTGCCCTCATTCCGCATCATAGCCTACTACCACCCAACCGATAATGAAGTGGTGTCGGACTCTGTTTGGGTGGATGTGAAAGACTCGTGCATGGGCTCA TTGACCTTGGAGTCAAAGAGGCCGCTTCCGTCCTATGAGCCTCGCAGGATGTTCACTCTGAAAGTCACAGGAGATCCAGGGGCCACAGTGGGACTCGTCGCAGTTGATAAAGGCGTCTACGTCCTGAACAACAAGCACCGTCTCACCCAGAAAAAG GTGTGGGACGAGGTAGAGCATCATGACATAGGCTGCACACCAGGTGGTGGGAGCAACAGTATGAATGTGTTCTTTGATGCTGGGCTGGTGTTTGAGTCAAGCACCGCTGCAGGAACCGCCTACAGACAAG AAAAAGGCTGCAAGGCAAGCGCCAAAAGGAAAAGATCCACAACTATCATGGAAGTTAGAACTACGCTAC tgaGTCAGTTTAATAATGAGCTGGAGAGAGAATGTTGTTTGGACGGCATGAAGGAAGTCCCACTTTCATACACCTGCGAGGAGCGTAAGGCGTACATTGTGGATGGTCAAGCCTGTGCTGATGCCTTCCTGCAGTGTTGTACTACGATGACAACACAGCTGTCTGAAAGGAGGGAAGAAAACTTCAAATTAGCTCGCA GTGAGTCTGATGACAGCTACATGGACAGCAATGAAATTGTTTCTCGAACCAAGTTCCCCGAAAGTTGGCTGTGGATTGACATCCAGCTTCCTCGCTGCCCAGCCAACGTCCAGAACTG TGTGGCCACGTCCATGGAGAGAAATGTTCCTCTGCAAGACTCAATCACGACCTGGCAGTTCACCGGCATCAGTCTGTCTCGAACACTTG GTCTCTGTGTGGGCGAGCCATTGGAAGTTATTGTCCGTAAGGAATTTTTCATCGATCTCCGGCTGCCTTATTCCGCCGTCCGAGGGGAGCAGCTTGAAATTAAAGCGATCCTTCATAACTACAGCCCAGACCAAATAACC GTTCGTGTGGAACTGATTGAGGAAGAGAACGTGTGCAGTGTAGCCTCCAAGCGTGGGAAGTACCGGCAGGAGGTCAGAGTTGGAGCCCAAACTACACGATCTGTACCATTCATCATTATTCCAATGAAGGAAGGAGAGCGTAGCATCGAGGTCAAGGCAGCGGTCAAGGACTCATCCCTTAATGACGGAGTTATGAAGATGCTGCGCGTTGTG CCTGAAGGCGTTCTGATTAAAACTGCCCAGATTGTACCTCTAGATCCAGTTAAGAAAGGACAGG GTGGAGAACAAGTGGAAATCCTGAACAGTAATATTCCCAGGAAAGATTTGGTGCCAAACGCACCAACCAGCACACAAGTTTCTGTGACTG GCAGAGAACAGGTTTCTGGGCTTGTGGAGAATGCCATTAGTGGTAAATCCATGGGTACTCTGATCTACCAGCCCGGAGGCTGTGGAGAGCAGAACATGATCCACATGACTCTGCCAGTCATTGCAACCACATATTTGGACAAAACCAATCAGTGGGAGGGTGTTGGTTTGAACAAACGTAATGAGGCTCTTCAGCACATAAAAACTG GATACAACAACGAGCTAGCGTATCGTAAAGGCGATGGCTCATTTGCTGTGTGGGCTAATCATGGAAGTAGCACCTG GCTGACAGCATATGTGACCAAGGTGTTTTCTTTAGCTTACAACTTGATAGCAGTGCAAAATGATCACATCTGTGGTGCAGTGAAGTATCTGATCCTCAACGCTCAGCAACCTGATGGCATGTTTAGAGAAGTTGGAAACGTACACCATAGAGAGATGCAG GGTGATGTGCTTGGCGGAGACTCGGATGCTTCTATGACGGCCTTCTGCCTCATTGCCATGCAGGAATCACGCACAATATGCGGAGCAACTGTAAAT AGTCTTCCATCCAGTATAGAAAAAGCCGTCACCTACCTCGAGAGACGTCTCCCCAACCTCGCCAACCCTTACGCCGTCGCCATTACATCATACGCTCTGgccaatgaaaacaaacttaaCCGGGAAATCCTCTACAAGTTTGCTTCTCCTG agttaAACCACTGGCCCATACCTGGAAAAAAGACATTCACACAAGAGGCAACAGCTTATGCTCTCTTGGCTCTGGTCAGAGCTCAG GGCTTTGAAGATGCACGGCCTATCGTTAGATGGTTTACCCAACAACAGTTTGTCGGTGGAGGTTACGGATCAACACAG GCCACCATTATCGTGTACCAGGCCGTGGCAGAGTACTGGACCAAAGCTAAAGAACCAGAATATGATCTGAACGTTGACATCTTGTTGCCGGGCAGATCAAAGCCTGACAAGTTCAACTTTAACAGAGAAAATCAGTTCGCCACAAGAACATCTAAA CTTAATGACATCAACCAGGATGTGAAAGTTACTGCCACAGGAACGGGAGAAGCAACAGTGAAA ATGGTTTCGCTTTATTATGCCATTCctaaagaaaaggaaagtgaCTGCCAGAAGTTTAATCTCTCTGTCCAACTAATCCCag AAAAAGAGACAGACGATGGCAAGATTTACATGCTTAGGATCGATGTTCT GTATAAGGACAGGAACAGTGACGCAAAAATGACGATCCTAGACATTGGCCTGCTCACCGGATTCACTGTTGACACAAAGGACCTGGACGCG tTGTCTAAAGGACGTGCCCGCATCATTTCAAGGTATGAGATGAACACAGTTCTGTCTGAAAGAGGCTCACTCATCATCTATCTGGACAAG GTTTCACACACACGACCAGAGGAGATCAGCTTTAGGATCcatcaaaaattaaaagttgGCGTCTTACAACCAGCAGCCGTGTCTGTGTATGAGTACTATGAGC AAACACCTTGTGTGAAATTCTACCATCcagagaggaaaggaggaaaacTGCTCCAGCTCTGTAGGGATAATGAATGCTCCTGTGCAGAAG AGAATTGCAGTATGCAGAAAAAGGGTCAGATTAACAACGATGAGCGCACAGCTAAGATCTGCGAGAGCACGGAGACCAGCAAGATAGAGTTTG CGTACAAAGCTATGGTGGAAACGAGTAACTTTGACTTGTCTACAGACTTGTACACGATGCGCATAGTGCAAGTTATTAAAGAAG GAAGCACGGATGTTGGTCCTGCTGGTAAGCTGCGCTCATTCCTCAGTTATCAGCACTGCAGAGAAGCTTTGAGTCTGGAAAAGGGCAAAACTTACCTCATCATGGGATCATCCAAAGACATTCACAGAGACGACCAGAAGCAAAC GTTCCAGTATGTGCTCGGGGAGAGGACCTGGATTGAGTACTGGCCGTCAGATGCGGAGTGCCAGAGCAATGAACATCGACCTACCTGCATGGGCATGGAGGAGATGGTCGAACAGTTCACTACTTTTGCATGTCAGCAGTAA